One genomic region from Candidatus Poseidoniia archaeon encodes:
- a CDS encoding PadR family transcriptional regulator: protein MTGWSREIRKGAIQLCLLAQLRQRRMYGFEIIRVLRERSNGFFDLKEGTLYPALHRLEKRGLVEAETVAQEGRPPRKYYHLTLAGAAALAEAETEWNSMTSAMGDILDG, encoded by the coding sequence ATGACTGGCTGGAGCCGGGAAATCCGTAAGGGCGCTATCCAGCTTTGCTTGCTGGCGCAGCTGCGGCAGCGCCGCATGTACGGCTTCGAGATTATCCGCGTGCTGCGCGAGCGCTCGAACGGCTTTTTCGACCTGAAGGAGGGGACGCTCTACCCGGCTCTGCACCGGCTCGAAAAGCGCGGGCTGGTTGAGGCCGAGACCGTAGCGCAGGAAGGCCGCCCGCCACGCAAGTACTACCATCTGACGCTCGCAGGCGCGGCGGCGCTGGCGGAAGCCGAAACGGAGTGGAACTCGATGACGTCGGCCATGGGGGACATCCTGGATGGGTGA